The Geomonas ferrireducens genome includes a window with the following:
- a CDS encoding glycosyltransferase family 2 protein, with protein MRLSVVIPVYNEKDTIKLIHEAVRKIDIVSEIIVVDDGSTDGTGAIVQGLADKMTRVLLHERNMGKGAALRTGFRHATGDIVIVQDADLEYDPAQYPKLILPILDGKADVVYGSRFVSGDYRRVLYFWHMVGNSFLTLLSNMLTNLNLTDMETCYKAFRKEVLDQVVIEESRFGFEPEITAKLSKLGIRIYETGISYSGRTYHEGKKIGWKDGFSALRCILKYNLFR; from the coding sequence ATGAGACTGTCCGTAGTAATACCTGTCTACAACGAGAAAGACACCATCAAGCTGATTCACGAAGCTGTCAGGAAAATTGACATTGTTTCCGAAATCATCGTGGTCGACGACGGTTCGACGGACGGAACCGGGGCGATCGTGCAGGGACTGGCGGACAAAATGACCCGCGTTCTGCTGCACGAACGGAACATGGGTAAAGGCGCCGCCCTAAGGACCGGCTTTCGCCATGCCACAGGGGACATCGTCATAGTTCAGGACGCGGACCTCGAATACGATCCTGCGCAGTATCCGAAACTGATACTCCCCATACTCGATGGGAAGGCCGACGTCGTGTACGGCTCACGCTTCGTGTCCGGAGACTACCGCCGGGTGCTGTATTTTTGGCACATGGTGGGCAACTCATTCCTGACCCTCCTTTCCAACATGCTGACCAATCTCAACCTTACCGATATGGAGACCTGCTACAAGGCCTTCAGAAAAGAGGTTCTCGACCAGGTTGTCATTGAGGAAAGCCGCTTCGGGTTCGAGCCCGAGATAACGGCAAAGCTCTCCAAACTGGGCATCCGGATCTATGAAACCGGCATCTCCTACTCAGGGAGAACTTACCACGAAGGGAAGAAAATCGGATGGAAGGACGGTTTTTCCGCCCTCAGATGCATTCTTAAATACAACCTTTTCAGATGA